Proteins co-encoded in one Desulfitobacterium hafniense DCB-2 genomic window:
- a CDS encoding YnfA family protein, producing MVQAAILFILAGLAEIGGGYLVWLWLREARPYWYGVIGAIILVFYGIIPTLQKFPSFGRVYAAYGGVFIILAVLWGWGVDKKMPDTYDWIGAAICLVGVTVMLWAPRQ from the coding sequence ATGGTTCAGGCAGCGATTTTATTTATTCTGGCCGGGTTAGCTGAGATTGGCGGCGGTTATCTGGTCTGGCTTTGGCTGAGAGAGGCCAGGCCTTATTGGTACGGCGTGATTGGAGCCATTATTTTGGTATTCTACGGAATTATCCCCACCCTGCAGAAATTCCCCAGCTTTGGCAGGGTTTATGCCGCCTATGGAGGGGTTTTCATCATCCTTGCCGTCTTATGGGGATGGGGTGTGGACAAGAAGATGCCGGATACATACGATTGGATCGGGGCCGCGATTTGCCTGGTGGGAGTGACGGTAATGCTGTGGGCCCCCCGCCAGTAG
- a CDS encoding polysaccharide deacetylase family protein: MDLRIIIFSRKGLRLSMMVLGLVLLGIGIRYTDLAFPAITKHPGTYYLVHTEEKVMALTFDDGPDPLYTGYILDVLKEKNVKATFFVLGESAKNNPDLLLRARQEGHEIGNHGYSHTYTPSKFVQELIRTDEVLQEVLQERTAFYRPPGGVISNAVLAGVKEQGHILTLWSIDSRDWVNPGPAQIVQNVVNNSFPGGIILLHDGGEKREQTIRALGPIIDRLREQGYRFVTVSELRNFESVKPVQK, from the coding sequence ATGGATTTGCGGATCATTATCTTTAGCCGCAAAGGGTTGCGTTTGAGTATGATGGTTCTGGGGCTGGTACTGCTGGGAATCGGTATCCGTTATACGGACTTGGCTTTTCCGGCTATTACGAAGCATCCGGGAACCTATTATTTAGTTCATACAGAAGAAAAAGTGATGGCCTTGACCTTTGATGACGGGCCTGATCCTCTTTATACGGGATATATACTCGATGTGCTCAAAGAAAAGAATGTCAAAGCCACCTTCTTCGTCTTGGGAGAAAGTGCTAAGAATAATCCGGATTTATTGCTGCGGGCCCGCCAGGAGGGACATGAGATTGGCAATCATGGCTATTCTCATACTTACACCCCCAGCAAATTTGTTCAAGAGCTGATTCGTACCGATGAGGTTTTGCAGGAAGTGCTTCAGGAGCGCACGGCCTTTTACCGACCGCCGGGCGGAGTTATTTCCAACGCAGTTTTGGCGGGGGTTAAGGAGCAAGGGCATATTTTAACTCTTTGGAGTATAGACAGCAGGGATTGGGTGAATCCGGGGCCGGCCCAAATCGTTCAAAATGTAGTCAACAACAGCTTTCCGGGAGGGATCATTTTGCTTCATGACGGGGGAGAGAAGCGGGAGCAAACCATCCGGGCCTTAGGTCCGATCATTGACCGGCTGAGGGAGCAGGGCTATCGTTTTGTCACCGTTTCCGAACTGAGGAATTTTGAAAGCGTGAAACCAGTACAAAAATAA
- a CDS encoding anaerobic nitric oxide reductase flavorubredoxin, with protein MSFKINDTITYVGKIDWELRNFHGEEYSTQRGSSYNSYLIRDEKTVLIDTVWEPFGREFIAKLKQEIDLNEIDYIVMNHNEVDHSGALPFLMEEIPNTPIYCTANGKKILQGSYHQDWNFVEVKTGDRLNIGSRELIFIEARMLHWPDTMFCYLTGDNILFSNDGFGQHFASEHMYNDLVDTGELYAEALKYYANILTPFSKMVTAKIQEIVKMELPISMICPSHGVIWRDNPLQIVHKYLEWAAEYQEEQVTILYDTMWNSTRKMAESLARGIRLANPNLTVKLYNTARSDSTEVIAQVFRSKAIAVGSPTVNNGYLSSIAAILEEIKGMKFKNKKAVPFGSYGWSGEVIKLLNEELKKAGFEVVDDGVRALWTPSEENLLECVELGKRLAASLQ; from the coding sequence ATGTCCTTTAAAATCAACGATACCATTACATATGTCGGAAAGATTGACTGGGAGCTCCGTAATTTCCATGGGGAAGAATACTCCACACAGCGGGGATCCTCCTATAACTCTTATCTCATTCGTGATGAGAAAACTGTATTGATCGATACGGTTTGGGAGCCCTTCGGACGTGAGTTCATCGCTAAGCTCAAGCAGGAAATCGACTTAAACGAGATTGATTATATTGTCATGAACCATAATGAAGTGGATCACAGCGGGGCCCTGCCCTTCCTTATGGAAGAGATCCCGAATACGCCGATTTATTGCACTGCCAACGGCAAGAAGATTCTCCAGGGGAGCTATCATCAGGATTGGAATTTCGTCGAGGTCAAGACCGGGGATCGGCTGAATATTGGCAGCCGGGAGCTTATTTTCATTGAAGCCAGAATGCTGCATTGGCCGGATACGATGTTCTGCTATTTAACCGGGGATAATATCCTCTTCAGCAATGATGGTTTTGGCCAGCACTTTGCTTCTGAACATATGTACAACGACCTGGTGGATACCGGTGAGCTCTATGCCGAAGCGCTCAAATACTATGCCAACATCCTGACTCCCTTCAGCAAAATGGTCACCGCCAAAATCCAGGAGATCGTGAAGATGGAGCTGCCTATCAGCATGATTTGCCCCAGCCACGGGGTCATTTGGCGGGACAACCCGTTGCAGATTGTGCATAAATATTTGGAGTGGGCTGCTGAGTACCAGGAAGAGCAGGTGACGATCCTTTACGATACGATGTGGAATTCCACCCGCAAAATGGCGGAATCCCTTGCCCGGGGAATTCGCCTGGCCAACCCCAATCTTACTGTCAAGCTTTACAACACAGCCCGTTCCGATAGTACCGAGGTGATCGCTCAGGTCTTCCGTTCCAAGGCTATCGCCGTAGGCTCACCAACGGTCAACAATGGCTATCTCTCTTCCATAGCCGCCATTCTGGAAGAGATCAAAGGCATGAAATTCAAGAATAAGAAAGCAGTTCCCTTTGGCAGCTACGGTTGGAGCGGCGAAGTGATCAAGCTGCTGAATGAAGAGCTGAAGAAGGCTGGTTTTGAGGTTGTCGACGACGGTGTCCGCGCTCTTTGGACCCCCAGTGAAGAGAATCTGCTGGAATGCGTGGAGCTAGGCAAGCGTCTGGCCGCAAGCCTCCAATAA
- the trhA gene encoding PAQR family membrane homeostasis protein TrhA: protein MRIKEPMNTLTHFIPFIAAWFGLVSLILLSYGSLSKVITMTIYGISVIALYGTSSLYHALRTTPKKELALRKIDHMMIYVLIGGSYTPVFYYGLDGVWRWVMLIAVWTLAVIGIVLKIWFINAPRYVSTAFYVTLGWIALVPIVQLVHNLPLGALIMMVAGGVMYTLGAVIYAAKILRIPRLHLGFHEIFHIFIAAGTLIHFLMILIYFVPMTS from the coding sequence ATGAGAATCAAAGAACCCATGAATACCCTGACTCATTTTATCCCCTTCATTGCCGCCTGGTTTGGGCTCGTTTCCTTAATACTCCTATCCTATGGAAGTCTCTCCAAGGTCATTACCATGACCATCTACGGGATAAGCGTTATTGCTTTGTATGGAACCAGTTCACTCTATCATGCCCTGCGGACCACTCCCAAAAAAGAGCTTGCTTTACGCAAAATCGACCATATGATGATCTATGTACTTATTGGCGGTTCCTATACACCTGTCTTTTACTATGGTTTGGACGGAGTCTGGCGTTGGGTCATGCTCATCGCTGTCTGGACCCTGGCTGTGATCGGAATCGTTTTAAAGATATGGTTTATTAATGCGCCGCGTTATGTATCCACAGCTTTCTATGTAACCCTGGGCTGGATCGCCCTGGTGCCCATCGTGCAGCTGGTCCATAACCTCCCCTTGGGGGCCCTGATCATGATGGTGGCCGGCGGTGTGATGTATACTTTGGGAGCTGTTATCTATGCTGCCAAAATCCTGCGGATACCCCGCCTTCATCTTGGCTTTCACGAAATCTTCCATATCTTTATTGCCGCCGGGACTCTGATCCACTTTCTGATGATCCTGATCTATTTTGTCCCTATGACCAGCTGA
- the arsA gene encoding arsenical pump-driving ATPase: MKLFHPDKIQLTQYLFFTGKGGVGKTSTACATAVNLADNGKKVLLVSTDPASNLQDVFNRELSNKGVPIPEVPNLMVANLDPIQAAADYRESVIAPYRGKLPEAVLKNMEEQLSGSCTVEIAAFNEFSHFITDQEMESQYDYIIFDTAPTGHTLRMLQLPSAWSNFISENTHGASCLGQLSGLESQKEIYAQAVRTLADGYKTTLVLVSRPEDTPLKEAARASQELAELGVSNQLLVINGVISSYDDSISAGLYGKQQKALQDMPGQLQGLTAYTIPLRAYNITGIDNVRALLTKDNYALSDEILSVQHLPQLKDVINDLDVSNRKVIFTMGKGGVGKTTIAAAIAMGISARGKKVHLTTTDPAAHLKFVIRETDGITMSHIDEDAELKKYQEEVLSKARETMSEEDLAYIEEDLRSPCTQEIAVFRAFAQIVEKAEDQVVVIDTAPTGHTLLLLDSTQSYHKEIQRSQGDIPESVKKLLPRLRSAEETEVIIVTLAEATPVYEALRLEADLKRADIATKWWVINSSLYMTDTTNQLLAAKASNEIEWINKVAEHSHGKLAVIPWRAEDIKSENLLEL, encoded by the coding sequence ATGAAACTTTTCCATCCAGACAAGATTCAACTTACTCAATATTTATTCTTCACAGGCAAAGGCGGCGTGGGAAAAACCTCCACGGCCTGTGCCACGGCGGTAAATTTAGCCGACAATGGAAAGAAGGTCCTCCTGGTGAGCACTGATCCGGCTTCAAACCTTCAGGATGTTTTTAATAGGGAACTATCCAACAAAGGTGTACCGATTCCAGAGGTCCCTAATCTTATGGTAGCTAATCTCGATCCTATTCAAGCTGCCGCCGATTACCGGGAAAGTGTCATCGCGCCTTATCGGGGCAAGCTACCCGAGGCAGTGCTCAAAAATATGGAGGAACAGCTTTCCGGTTCCTGCACAGTAGAGATTGCGGCGTTTAACGAGTTTTCCCACTTCATTACGGATCAAGAAATGGAAAGCCAGTACGACTATATTATTTTCGATACTGCTCCTACCGGGCATACCCTGAGAATGCTGCAGCTCCCTTCGGCGTGGAGCAATTTTATCAGCGAAAATACCCATGGTGCCTCCTGCTTGGGACAGCTCTCCGGGTTAGAGAGCCAAAAAGAGATCTATGCCCAAGCGGTGAGAACCCTTGCCGACGGCTATAAGACAACCCTCGTTTTGGTCTCTCGCCCTGAGGATACTCCTCTCAAAGAAGCTGCCAGAGCTTCTCAGGAGCTCGCTGAGTTGGGGGTCAGCAATCAACTCCTGGTGATCAATGGGGTTATCAGTTCCTATGATGACTCCATCTCTGCAGGCCTGTATGGGAAGCAGCAAAAAGCTTTACAGGATATGCCAGGGCAATTGCAAGGCTTAACCGCATATACAATACCCCTGCGGGCTTATAATATTACAGGTATCGACAATGTGAGGGCTCTGCTTACTAAGGATAATTATGCTTTAAGTGATGAAATACTATCTGTACAGCATCTCCCTCAACTCAAGGATGTTATCAATGATCTGGATGTTTCCAATCGAAAAGTCATCTTCACCATGGGCAAAGGCGGCGTTGGCAAAACCACTATTGCTGCCGCCATCGCCATGGGGATTTCTGCTCGTGGAAAAAAGGTTCATTTGACCACAACTGACCCGGCAGCCCATCTTAAGTTCGTGATCCGTGAAACGGATGGCATCACGATGAGCCATATTGACGAAGATGCCGAGTTGAAAAAGTATCAAGAAGAAGTCCTCTCCAAAGCTCGTGAAACCATGTCTGAAGAAGATTTGGCCTATATCGAAGAAGATCTGCGTTCGCCATGCACTCAAGAAATCGCGGTATTTCGTGCCTTCGCTCAAATTGTGGAAAAAGCAGAGGATCAGGTGGTAGTGATCGACACGGCCCCCACGGGACATACCCTTCTCCTACTCGATTCCACCCAAAGCTATCATAAAGAAATTCAGCGTTCCCAGGGAGATATTCCTGAATCTGTGAAAAAGCTCTTGCCAAGACTCCGCAGTGCTGAGGAAACAGAAGTAATTATCGTCACCCTGGCAGAAGCTACCCCTGTATACGAAGCCTTGCGGCTTGAAGCCGATCTAAAACGTGCGGACATCGCCACCAAATGGTGGGTGATTAACTCTTCACTCTATATGACGGATACCACGAATCAACTCCTTGCTGCCAAGGCAAGCAATGAAATCGAGTGGATCAATAAAGTAGCTGAACATTCTCATGGCAAGTTAGCCGTCATTCCATGGAGAGCTGAAGACATTAAAAGTGAGAATCTCCTTGAGCTTTAA
- the arsD gene encoding arsenite efflux transporter metallochaperone ArsD, with protein sequence MKKMQLFEPAMCCPTGICGVGVDPELLRISAVLNALKNNGFEVDRFNLTSAPMEFIKNKAINDLLSSKGVDALPAALLDGKIIITGRYPSNEEFSQHLNIPVSQLSEPKKLLNTLPKNPGCGCPDGDCC encoded by the coding sequence ATGAAAAAAATGCAACTCTTCGAACCTGCGATGTGCTGCCCCACCGGTATATGTGGCGTGGGTGTGGACCCCGAATTGCTGCGGATTTCCGCTGTTCTCAATGCTCTAAAGAATAATGGTTTCGAAGTGGATCGTTTTAATCTGACCAGTGCACCGATGGAGTTCATCAAAAATAAGGCTATCAATGACTTACTTAGCAGTAAGGGAGTCGACGCTTTACCTGCTGCTCTTTTAGACGGCAAAATCATTATCACCGGCAGATACCCCAGCAATGAGGAATTCTCACAGCACCTGAATATTCCCGTGAGCCAATTAAGCGAACCTAAAAAACTTCTTAATACTCTTCCCAAAAACCCTGGGTGCGGTTGTCCGGACGGAGACTGTTGCTAA
- a CDS encoding ArsR/SmtB family transcription factor, translating into MENEHEYNAKVFKAFSDPNRLLILKMLQYGERCACEILDDLAISQSTLSHHMKILCDSGIVNYRRHGKWMLYSLNQENCQSARNFLTEITSMKDLCDINEPRQIC; encoded by the coding sequence ATGGAAAACGAGCATGAATACAACGCGAAAGTATTCAAAGCATTTAGTGACCCGAATCGCTTGCTGATCTTGAAAATGCTGCAATATGGCGAGCGGTGTGCCTGTGAGATACTAGACGATTTGGCTATTTCCCAATCTACACTGTCCCACCACATGAAGATATTATGCGACTCGGGAATTGTTAACTATCGCCGACATGGTAAGTGGATGCTCTACTCCTTAAATCAGGAAAATTGCCAATCTGCCAGAAACTTCTTAACAGAAATCACATCCATGAAAGATCTCTGCGATATTAATGAACCCAGACAAATATGTTAA
- the phnD gene encoding phosphate/phosphite/phosphonate ABC transporter substrate-binding protein translates to MNSTLPYVSLKNVDYSQANPQPLENTGVLKVGVASVLSPRETLEEYDRFDEYLEKEIGRPVELVQRGSYQEINNLVKTQAVDVAFICSGAYVVGNKDDLDLLAVPVVNGKSTYQSYIIVNAQSQISRFEQLKGSVFGYTDPISFSGTIYPMYLVNQIQASSNNFFNRVVYTYSHDNSIKAVLDGVVNAAGVDSLVYEFALSKDPTLATKLKIINRSQEVGSPPVVVNKFIDPNLRTVLQEALLRMDSDPLGQEALKNLNYERFALPSHQDYGAIEVMIKAVPELN, encoded by the coding sequence GTGAATTCCACTCTGCCCTATGTCAGTTTGAAAAATGTTGACTATTCCCAAGCCAATCCACAACCTTTAGAAAATACAGGCGTGCTTAAGGTGGGAGTGGCTTCAGTGTTATCCCCTCGGGAAACGCTGGAGGAATATGATAGGTTTGACGAATATCTGGAAAAAGAAATCGGTCGGCCAGTGGAATTGGTTCAACGGGGGAGCTACCAAGAGATTAACAATCTTGTCAAAACTCAGGCCGTGGATGTTGCTTTTATTTGTTCAGGGGCATATGTGGTTGGAAATAAGGATGATTTGGATCTTCTGGCGGTGCCCGTAGTTAATGGTAAATCTACTTATCAGTCCTATATCATTGTCAACGCCCAGAGTCAAATCAGCCGATTTGAACAACTTAAGGGTTCGGTCTTTGGCTATACCGATCCGATTTCCTTTTCGGGAACCATCTACCCAATGTATCTGGTGAATCAAATTCAAGCTTCTTCCAATAATTTCTTTAATCGGGTTGTTTATACCTACAGTCATGATAATTCCATAAAAGCAGTGCTGGATGGCGTGGTCAATGCAGCAGGTGTTGACTCCTTAGTATACGAGTTCGCCTTATCCAAAGATCCAACGCTGGCCACTAAATTGAAGATTATCAACCGGTCGCAAGAAGTAGGCAGTCCGCCAGTAGTTGTCAATAAATTTATTGATCCAAACCTGCGGACAGTTTTACAAGAAGCTCTTTTACGCATGGACAGCGATCCATTAGGCCAGGAGGCATTAAAAAATCTGAACTACGAACGATTTGCCCTGCCCAGCCATCAGGACTATGGGGCCATAGAGGTAATGATAAAAGCTGTTCCAGAGCTGAATTAA